A genome region from Euzebyales bacterium includes the following:
- a CDS encoding AI-2E family transporter, producing MRWRSRVRRHGVATIAFLYQQFENFVLVPRVMRRAVDVSPAVTIVASLVGGALPGVVGALLALPTAAAIQLVCSEVVVPRQEVA from the coding sequence GTGCGATGGCGTTCACGTGTCCGCCGGCACGGCGTCGCGACCATCGCGTTCTTGTACCAGCAGTTCGAGAACTTCGTGCTCGTGCCACGCGTCATGCGGCGAGCCGTCGATGTCTCCCCGGCGGTCACGATCGTCGCCAGCCTGGTCGGCGGCGCGCTGCCCGGCGTCGTCGGTGCGCTGCTGGCCCTCCCGACGGCGGCGGCCATCCAGCTCGTCTGCAGCGAGGTGGTCGTGCCGCGCCAGGAGGTTGCCTGA
- a CDS encoding LLM class flavin-dependent oxidoreductase, translated as MRLSVMIEPQEGMTYDEILAVAQRAEAVGLAGFYRSDHYSPIGAPAGAPTTDAWATLAGLARETSDITLGTMVTPATFRPIGNLAKVVATVAEMAGALDGEPRIHLGMGTGWHETEHRQHGFPFEDIATRFRRLDEHLQVLHGLWDPERDPFSFDGEFVTIDEARYAPVPTPRPRIVVGGSGRRKTPTLAARYADELNTIYRSPEDCRGMRQAMDEACGREDRDPATLPLTLMTGCVIGADETAFRARARRVHAAVGSGDVDTWLDELRGTWVLGGPEEAADHIGRLADAGVTGVLLQHQAPGDLDMLDEVMAEIAPRL; from the coding sequence CCTACGACGAGATCCTCGCCGTCGCCCAGCGGGCGGAGGCGGTCGGCCTGGCGGGCTTCTACCGCAGCGACCACTACTCCCCCATCGGGGCACCGGCGGGAGCCCCGACGACCGACGCGTGGGCGACGCTGGCCGGGCTCGCGCGCGAGACCAGTGACATCACACTCGGGACGATGGTGACGCCCGCGACGTTCCGTCCGATCGGCAACCTGGCGAAGGTCGTTGCGACCGTCGCCGAGATGGCCGGCGCGCTCGACGGTGAACCGCGGATCCACCTGGGCATGGGCACCGGCTGGCACGAGACCGAGCACCGTCAGCACGGCTTTCCGTTCGAGGACATCGCGACGCGGTTCCGCCGGCTCGACGAGCACCTGCAGGTGCTGCACGGGCTGTGGGACCCCGAGCGCGATCCGTTCAGCTTCGACGGCGAGTTCGTGACGATCGACGAGGCCCGGTACGCGCCCGTGCCCACGCCGCGGCCGCGGATCGTCGTCGGCGGCAGTGGCCGGCGCAAGACCCCGACGCTGGCCGCGCGCTACGCCGACGAGCTCAACACCATCTACCGGTCTCCCGAGGACTGCCGGGGGATGCGCCAGGCCATGGACGAGGCGTGCGGCCGGGAGGACCGCGACCCCGCAACGCTGCCGTTGACGCTGATGACCGGCTGCGTCATCGGTGCCGACGAGACGGCCTTCCGGGCCCGGGCCCGACGGGTCCACGCCGCGGTCGGCTCCGGAGACGTCGACACGTGGCTCGACGAGCTCCGCGGCACATGGGTCCTGGGCGGACCCGAGGAGGCCGCCGATCACATCGGCCGGCTCGCCGACGCAGGAGTCACCGGCGTGCTGCTGCAGCACCAGGCTCCCGGCGACCTCGACATGCTCGACGAGGTGATGGCCGAGATCGCCCCCCGCCTGTAG
- a CDS encoding asparagine synthase-related protein, which translates to MVTHEVADDGRQDQMLDRISHRGPDGAGSRRVGETWLGHRRLAIVDVDGGTQPLIDDRGYVLVGNGEIYNHDALRAELGPQRFTTASDNETALQAVIAWGPSALERLRGMFAFAVAGEDGTLMAARDPLGIKPLYWVRSGDQTMFASELRAFPEEARPRIETFPPGHWWSRDQGLHPFADLSATGRPFATEDDAREAISSAVVAAVHARMMADVEVGVLLSGGLDSSIVAAIAARDTAERGLQLPSFAVGVEGSPDLLAARRVAEALDLEHHERIYTAEEAYEALDDAVRVIEHFDPALVRSAVPNYLVAELAARHVKVVLTGEGADELFAGYDYLREVQPDDLEAELLRSVKGLHQLNLQRADRTSMAHGLEARVPFLDLDVIAVAARVPVTWKLPGEHGQEKRLLREAFAGWLPDEILWRRKAQFGDGSGAADALGAAISARLDDAPDGGGRHDGLPPPRSAEETFYQRIFVRHLGGVRADKVLGLSAHA; encoded by the coding sequence GTGGTAACCCACGAGGTCGCCGACGACGGCCGGCAGGACCAGATGCTCGACCGCATCAGCCACCGCGGCCCCGACGGAGCCGGCAGCCGGCGGGTGGGCGAGACCTGGCTCGGCCACCGCAGGCTGGCGATCGTCGACGTCGACGGTGGCACCCAGCCGCTGATCGACGACCGCGGTTACGTGCTGGTCGGCAATGGCGAGATCTACAACCACGACGCGCTGCGCGCCGAGCTCGGCCCTCAGCGGTTCACGACCGCATCGGACAACGAGACGGCGCTGCAGGCCGTCATCGCCTGGGGACCCTCGGCGCTCGAGAGGCTGCGCGGCATGTTCGCCTTCGCAGTCGCCGGTGAGGACGGCACCCTGATGGCCGCCCGTGACCCGCTGGGCATCAAGCCGTTGTACTGGGTCCGCAGCGGCGACCAGACGATGTTCGCGTCGGAACTGCGCGCCTTCCCCGAGGAGGCGCGGCCACGTATCGAGACCTTCCCACCCGGTCACTGGTGGAGCCGCGACCAGGGCCTGCACCCGTTCGCGGACCTGTCGGCGACCGGCCGGCCGTTCGCCACCGAGGACGACGCACGCGAAGCGATCAGCAGCGCCGTGGTCGCCGCCGTGCACGCGCGGATGATGGCCGACGTGGAGGTCGGCGTGCTGCTGTCGGGCGGGCTGGACTCCAGCATCGTCGCGGCGATCGCGGCGCGGGACACGGCGGAACGCGGCCTGCAGCTGCCGTCATTCGCGGTCGGCGTCGAGGGCAGCCCCGACCTGCTGGCCGCGCGGAGGGTCGCCGAGGCGCTCGACCTCGAGCACCACGAGCGCATCTACACCGCCGAGGAGGCCTACGAGGCGCTTGACGACGCGGTGCGGGTCATCGAGCACTTCGATCCTGCTCTGGTGCGCAGCGCCGTGCCCAATTACCTGGTCGCCGAGTTGGCCGCGCGCCACGTCAAGGTCGTGCTCACCGGCGAGGGCGCCGACGAGCTGTTCGCCGGGTACGACTACCTGCGCGAGGTGCAGCCCGACGACCTGGAGGCCGAGCTGCTGCGCAGCGTGAAGGGCCTGCACCAGCTCAACCTGCAGCGTGCGGACCGGACGTCGATGGCCCATGGCCTGGAGGCACGGGTCCCGTTCCTCGACCTCGACGTCATCGCGGTCGCGGCGCGCGTGCCGGTCACATGGAAGCTGCCGGGGGAGCACGGGCAGGAGAAGCGCCTGCTGCGCGAGGCCTTCGCCGGATGGCTGCCCGACGAGATCCTGTGGCGGCGCAAGGCGCAGTTCGGCGACGGCAGCGGCGCGGCCGACGCGCTGGGCGCGGCGATCTCCGCGCGCCTGGACGACGCCCCCGACGGTGGCGGGCGCCACGACGGGCTGCCGCCGCCGCGCTCGGCCGAGGAGACCTTTTACCAGCGCATCTTCGTCCGCCACCTCGGGGGCGTGCGCGCCGACAAGGTGCTCGGCCTGTCCGCGCACGCCTGA